A region from the Enterobacter roggenkampii genome encodes:
- the glgX gene encoding glycogen debranching protein GlgX: MAKDTTFEIRAGHGQQLGANYDGKGVNFALFSAHAERVELCLFDPSGKTEIARLELPEYTHEIWHGYVPDLKPGALYGYRVYGPYDPENGHRFNPHKLLIDPYARELVGDIDWNDAHFGYALGHDELDLSFDTRDSAPFTPKCRVIDPNAFDWQDNNRPNVPWPHTVVYESHVKGFTQMNPAIPPELRGTFEGMGHKASVDYIKSLGITSVELLPVHWFPDDQHLLDRGLKNFWGYNTLGFFAPASRYYGPAGIQGFRDMVRAYHDAGIEVILDVVYNHTAEGNELGPTLSFKGIDNYSYYRTLPDQHRYYINDTGTGNTVNTSHPRVLQMVMDSLRYWAESMHIDGFRFDLGTILGREPEGFDPRGGFFDAMTQDPVLSRLKLIGEPWDIGPGGYQVGGFPPGWGEWNDKYRDTVREYWKGDNVSTDFAARLLGSGDLYDLRGRRPWASVNFITAHDGFTLNDLVSYNEKHNADNGEDNNDGHNDNRSYNYGEEGPTENPDIIATRERQKRNFLTTLLFSHGTPMLLAGDEFGRTQKGNNNGYCQDSEISWIDWKGLSENDAALREFTRRLIALRAQQPLLRRESWRDGLEIRWFNAGGGPQQAEQWDEGSTLGVSISRPDLQQEDGIWHDVLMLFNPFEGTVPFQIPQFGEGGWVLELSTADDAATGTAITETVEYALAGRSITLFRRP; the protein is encoded by the coding sequence ATGGCAAAGGATACAACGTTTGAAATTCGGGCCGGTCATGGCCAGCAGTTGGGGGCGAATTATGACGGGAAGGGCGTTAACTTCGCGCTGTTCTCCGCGCACGCTGAACGAGTGGAGCTCTGTCTGTTTGACCCGTCCGGGAAAACGGAAATCGCCCGGCTGGAGCTGCCGGAGTATACCCATGAGATCTGGCACGGCTATGTGCCTGACCTGAAGCCGGGCGCGCTGTACGGCTATCGCGTCTACGGCCCCTACGACCCGGAAAATGGTCATCGCTTTAACCCGCATAAGCTGCTCATCGACCCGTACGCTCGCGAACTGGTGGGTGACATCGACTGGAACGACGCCCATTTCGGCTATGCGCTGGGGCATGACGAGCTGGATTTGAGCTTTGATACCCGCGACAGCGCGCCGTTTACGCCGAAATGCAGGGTTATCGACCCAAACGCCTTTGACTGGCAGGACAACAACCGGCCGAACGTCCCCTGGCCGCATACCGTTGTCTATGAGAGCCACGTGAAAGGGTTTACCCAGATGAACCCGGCCATTCCGCCCGAGCTGCGCGGGACGTTTGAGGGGATGGGGCACAAAGCCTCGGTCGACTACATCAAAAGCCTGGGCATTACCTCGGTGGAGCTGCTGCCTGTTCACTGGTTCCCGGACGACCAGCACCTGCTCGACCGCGGCCTGAAGAACTTCTGGGGCTATAACACGCTGGGCTTTTTTGCTCCGGCGTCGCGCTACTACGGCCCGGCGGGGATCCAGGGCTTTCGCGATATGGTGCGCGCCTATCATGACGCGGGCATCGAGGTCATTCTGGACGTGGTATACAACCACACGGCGGAAGGGAACGAGCTTGGCCCGACGCTCTCGTTTAAGGGGATTGATAACTACAGCTATTACCGCACGCTGCCCGACCAGCACCGGTACTACATCAACGACACCGGGACGGGAAACACGGTCAACACCTCGCACCCGCGCGTGCTGCAGATGGTGATGGATTCCCTGCGCTACTGGGCGGAATCAATGCACATAGACGGTTTTCGTTTCGACCTCGGGACGATCCTGGGCCGCGAGCCCGAAGGGTTTGATCCGCGCGGCGGTTTCTTCGACGCCATGACCCAGGATCCGGTCTTATCCCGACTGAAGCTGATTGGTGAACCCTGGGATATCGGCCCCGGCGGCTATCAGGTGGGCGGATTCCCGCCGGGCTGGGGGGAGTGGAACGACAAATACCGCGACACCGTTCGCGAGTACTGGAAGGGGGACAACGTCTCCACGGACTTTGCCGCGCGGCTGCTCGGCTCCGGCGATCTGTACGATCTGCGTGGACGCCGTCCGTGGGCCAGCGTCAACTTTATCACCGCCCACGACGGCTTTACGCTAAATGACCTGGTGTCGTACAACGAGAAGCACAACGCCGACAACGGCGAGGACAATAACGACGGGCATAACGATAACCGCTCGTACAACTACGGCGAGGAAGGGCCAACCGAGAACCCGGACATCATCGCTACCCGGGAGCGGCAAAAGCGTAATTTCCTGACCACGCTGCTGTTCTCCCACGGCACGCCGATGCTGCTGGCGGGGGACGAGTTTGGCCGCACGCAGAAGGGGAACAACAACGGCTACTGCCAGGACAGTGAGATCTCGTGGATCGACTGGAAGGGGCTCTCCGAAAACGACGCCGCGCTGCGCGAGTTTACCCGTCGTCTCATTGCCCTTCGCGCGCAACAGCCGCTGCTGCGCCGTGAAAGCTGGCGTGACGGGCTGGAGATCCGCTGGTTCAATGCCGGAGGCGGTCCACAGCAGGCCGAGCAGTGGGATGAAGGCTCAACGCTCGGGGTCTCCATCAGCAGGCCGGATCTTCAGCAGGAGGACGGCATCTGGCACGACGTGCTGATGCTGTTCAATCCGTTTGAAGGCACCGTGCCGTTCCAGATCCCGCAGTTTGGCGAAGGGGGATGGGTGCTGGAGCTGTCTACGGCGGATGATGCCGCCACCGGGACAGCGATCACCGAAACCGTTGAGTACGCGCTGGCCGGACGGAGCATTACGCTGTTCCGCCGTCCTTAG
- the treY gene encoding malto-oligosyltrehalose synthase, giving the protein MIPSATYRIQFRNGMTFDRVVALVPYMKDLGISHLYASPVFTATTGSTHGYDVTNPNEIDPAIGGREGFDRMAAALKQAGMGLILDIVPNHMSTSLENLWWRDVIEYGQQSRYFRYFDIDGSRPLTLPFLGDTFDAELEKGAITLKRDPVTEKAALVYYDAEYPLNPGTYSEEKSIAGLHNAQSWRLMSWREAPKQLSWRRFFEITGLVGVRVEDDAVFDDTHRLILELVHAGVVDGLRIDHVDGLADPLGYLQRLRQAAGPDCYITVEKILAKGEQLPADWPVSGTTGYEFIASLAEVLVDDDSLSRLETIHDETLGVTVDRHAELRDAKGLMTDRNFEGEFTTLLNLAEDLARRNEVALPREDIRHALRELLIAFPVYRTYGTREGLTPPDVTLLNRVVASVETSEAALSLLVRILTGDLPDACRESAALFRTRFQQLTGPLMAKSVEDTLFFRHNLELALNEVGADPTPRAFSLSRFHQEMRIRLARQPDALLGTSTHDTKRGEDARARLYTLTEAPERWGENLARWRQMNQTQVRFLNDGTAPNAADTWMIYQALAGVWPATLSPDDAEGLKALETRFLGFLEKALREAKQRTDWIDSNESYESVVLSYARHLLSPDNTLFLHDFSEAMQPFIRAGLMNSLSQTAIKLTAPGVPDIYQGSEALNFSLVDPDNRREPDFPALVQHLSAADAGVFDNPACWRDGRVKQFVTATLLRLRPHYDALFRYGDWLPLKVTGEREENLIVYARVKDEEALIVAVPRLVFGVTDNHQLWVNTTVAIPDELAGKCYRDLFSGESRILQKTLDLTSEKGCVLVLLTCE; this is encoded by the coding sequence ATGATCCCTTCCGCCACGTACCGTATTCAGTTCCGTAACGGCATGACCTTCGACCGCGTTGTGGCGCTGGTGCCGTATATGAAGGACCTCGGCATCAGCCACCTTTACGCGTCGCCCGTGTTCACTGCCACGACGGGGTCTACCCACGGCTATGACGTGACCAACCCGAATGAAATCGACCCCGCGATTGGCGGACGAGAAGGCTTTGACCGCATGGCCGCGGCGCTTAAGCAGGCCGGTATGGGGCTGATTCTGGATATCGTCCCTAACCATATGTCCACCTCGCTGGAAAACCTCTGGTGGCGGGACGTGATTGAATACGGCCAGCAAAGCCGCTATTTCCGCTATTTTGATATCGACGGGTCGAGGCCGCTGACGCTGCCGTTTCTTGGCGATACCTTTGATGCGGAGCTGGAGAAGGGAGCCATCACGCTAAAACGTGACCCTGTCACGGAAAAGGCCGCGCTGGTTTACTACGACGCCGAGTATCCGCTCAACCCGGGCACGTACAGCGAGGAGAAGAGCATTGCTGGGCTGCACAACGCACAAAGCTGGCGGCTGATGTCCTGGCGGGAGGCGCCGAAGCAGCTCTCGTGGCGGCGCTTCTTTGAGATCACCGGGCTGGTCGGTGTTCGGGTTGAAGATGACGCAGTTTTCGACGATACGCACCGGCTGATCCTTGAGCTGGTCCACGCGGGCGTGGTGGACGGCCTGCGCATTGACCATGTCGACGGCCTGGCGGATCCGCTGGGCTATCTGCAGCGCCTGCGGCAGGCCGCCGGGCCCGACTGCTACATCACGGTCGAAAAGATTCTCGCCAAAGGGGAACAGCTCCCCGCTGACTGGCCGGTATCCGGCACCACCGGCTACGAGTTTATCGCCTCGCTGGCGGAGGTGCTGGTCGACGATGATAGCCTGTCGCGCCTGGAGACAATCCACGACGAAACGCTCGGCGTGACGGTCGATCGCCACGCGGAGCTGCGCGATGCCAAAGGCCTGATGACCGATCGCAATTTCGAGGGTGAATTCACCACGCTGCTAAACCTTGCTGAGGATCTGGCCCGCCGCAATGAGGTTGCGCTGCCGCGCGAGGATATCCGCCACGCGCTGCGCGAGCTGCTTATTGCGTTTCCGGTCTACCGCACCTACGGCACTCGCGAGGGGTTAACCCCGCCGGACGTGACGCTGCTCAACCGCGTGGTTGCCAGCGTGGAGACGTCTGAAGCCGCGCTCAGCCTGCTCGTGCGCATTCTTACCGGCGACCTGCCGGACGCATGCCGCGAGAGCGCCGCGCTGTTCAGGACCCGCTTCCAGCAGCTGACCGGGCCGCTGATGGCGAAGTCCGTTGAAGACACGCTGTTCTTTCGCCACAACCTTGAGCTTGCGCTCAATGAAGTGGGGGCCGACCCGACGCCGCGCGCGTTTTCCTTATCCCGCTTCCACCAGGAGATGCGCATTCGTCTGGCCCGTCAGCCCGACGCGCTGCTGGGCACCTCCACGCACGATACCAAGCGCGGGGAAGATGCCCGGGCGCGCCTTTACACCCTGACGGAAGCCCCGGAACGCTGGGGGGAAAATCTGGCCCGCTGGCGGCAGATGAACCAGACCCAGGTGCGTTTTCTCAATGACGGTACCGCGCCGAACGCCGCCGATACGTGGATGATCTACCAGGCGCTGGCGGGCGTCTGGCCCGCCACGCTGTCACCGGACGACGCTGAAGGGCTTAAAGCACTCGAAACGCGGTTCCTCGGCTTCCTCGAAAAAGCGCTGCGCGAGGCGAAACAGCGTACCGACTGGATTGACAGCAACGAGAGCTATGAGAGCGTGGTGTTGAGCTACGCGCGGCACCTGCTTTCGCCGGACAACACCCTGTTCCTGCACGATTTCAGCGAGGCGATGCAGCCCTTTATTCGCGCCGGGCTGATGAACAGCCTCAGCCAGACGGCGATCAAGCTGACGGCGCCCGGCGTGCCGGATATCTATCAGGGCAGCGAGGCGCTTAACTTCAGCCTGGTCGACCCGGATAACCGACGCGAGCCGGACTTTCCGGCCCTGGTGCAACACCTCAGCGCGGCGGATGCCGGGGTGTTTGACAACCCGGCCTGCTGGCGGGACGGACGGGTCAAACAGTTTGTTACCGCCACGCTGCTGCGGCTTCGACCGCACTACGACGCGCTTTTCCGCTACGGCGACTGGCTGCCGCTTAAGGTCACCGGCGAGCGGGAAGAGAACCTGATTGTTTATGCGCGCGTTAAGGACGAGGAGGCGCTGATTGTCGCCGTGCCGCGTCTGGTTTTTGGCGTCACGGATAATCATCAGCTGTGGGTCAATACCACGGTGGCGATACCCGACGAACTGGCCGGGAAGTGCTATCGGGATCTGTTCAGCGGTGAGAGCCGCATTCTGCAAAAGACGCTGGATTTAACGTCAGAAAAGGGATGTGTACTGGTTCTGCTTACCTGCGAATAA
- the treZ gene encoding malto-oligosyltrehalose trehalohydrolase: MEFRTFQKQWGAEFISDDVVRFRVWAEGQKELTLRLAATDVPMTATGDGWFQADVPGVRHGAEYQFVLQDGTAVPDPASRAQKGDVNGPSVVIDPRRYQPVNRDWAGRPWEETIIYELHIGTFTPEGTFRAAIDKLPYLAELGITQLEVMPVSQFGGSRGWGYDGVLLYAPHSAYGTPEDFHAFIDAAHGLGLSVVLDIVLNHFGPEGNYLPLLSPAFFDEHRMTPWGNGIAYEREPVRQYITDAPLYWLTEYRLDGLRFDAIDQIKDSSGTHILEKIAAKIREAIPHRHVHLTTEDSRNVIFLHPRDEQGHTPLFTGEWNDDFHNAAHVFATGETHAYYQDFAFEPEKKFARALAEGFVYQGEISLQTGESRGVECRTQPPQFFVDFIQNHDQTGNRAQGERLLSLAGVDKTRVLLAALLLSPHIPLLFMGEEFGETHPFLFFTDFHGELAKAVREGRAKEFTGHAGHDETVPDPNDVNTFIRSKLDWNKIATDEGKTWLRYTRHLLTLRHRYIVPLLHPGGAVEGHVLKTAPGMVAVSWRFTSGTLSLALNIGTKPVDLPALAGETRFAWPEVNDVLPPNGIVVRFADGEASL; this comes from the coding sequence ATGGAATTCAGGACATTTCAAAAGCAGTGGGGTGCTGAGTTTATTTCCGATGACGTTGTACGTTTTCGCGTCTGGGCAGAAGGACAGAAAGAACTTACGCTACGTCTTGCCGCCACCGACGTGCCGATGACGGCAACCGGCGACGGATGGTTTCAGGCGGACGTCCCCGGCGTCAGGCACGGTGCAGAATATCAGTTTGTTCTTCAGGACGGCACGGCGGTGCCCGATCCCGCCTCGCGGGCGCAAAAGGGCGACGTTAACGGCCCCTCAGTCGTGATCGATCCCCGACGTTACCAGCCGGTCAACCGCGACTGGGCAGGGCGGCCGTGGGAAGAGACGATCATTTACGAACTGCACATCGGCACGTTTACCCCGGAGGGCACCTTCCGGGCGGCGATCGACAAGCTGCCGTATCTGGCGGAGCTGGGGATTACCCAGCTTGAAGTCATGCCCGTCTCCCAGTTTGGCGGTTCCCGCGGCTGGGGGTACGACGGGGTGCTGCTGTATGCCCCGCACTCTGCGTACGGCACGCCGGAGGATTTCCACGCGTTTATCGACGCCGCGCACGGGCTGGGGCTTTCCGTGGTGCTGGATATCGTGCTCAACCACTTCGGCCCCGAGGGGAACTATCTGCCTCTGCTGTCGCCCGCGTTTTTTGATGAGCATCGAATGACGCCGTGGGGCAACGGCATCGCTTACGAGCGCGAGCCGGTGAGGCAGTACATCACCGACGCACCGCTCTACTGGCTGACGGAGTACCGTCTGGACGGCCTGCGCTTTGATGCCATCGACCAGATTAAAGACAGCTCCGGGACGCACATTCTGGAGAAGATTGCCGCAAAAATTCGCGAGGCGATCCCACACCGGCACGTTCACCTGACCACGGAAGACAGCCGCAACGTGATTTTTCTGCATCCGCGCGATGAACAGGGCCACACGCCGCTGTTTACCGGTGAGTGGAATGATGATTTTCACAACGCTGCCCACGTGTTTGCCACCGGTGAGACACACGCCTACTACCAGGACTTTGCCTTTGAGCCGGAGAAAAAGTTCGCCCGGGCGCTGGCGGAAGGCTTTGTCTACCAGGGCGAGATTTCTCTGCAAACCGGCGAATCCCGCGGCGTGGAGTGCCGCACGCAGCCGCCGCAGTTCTTCGTCGATTTCATCCAAAACCACGATCAGACCGGCAATCGCGCCCAGGGCGAGCGGCTTCTCTCCCTCGCGGGGGTTGATAAAACGAGGGTGCTGCTCGCCGCGCTGCTGCTTTCCCCCCATATCCCGCTGCTGTTTATGGGCGAGGAGTTTGGTGAAACACATCCGTTCCTGTTCTTCACCGACTTTCACGGCGAACTGGCAAAGGCGGTGCGGGAAGGGCGCGCGAAAGAGTTCACCGGCCATGCCGGGCACGATGAAACTGTCCCGGACCCGAACGACGTGAACACGTTTATCCGCTCAAAGCTCGACTGGAACAAAATCGCCACCGACGAGGGCAAAACGTGGCTGCGCTATACGCGCCATCTGTTGACGCTGCGCCATCGCTATATCGTTCCGCTTCTGCATCCGGGCGGTGCCGTTGAGGGCCATGTGCTCAAGACCGCGCCCGGCATGGTGGCGGTGAGCTGGCGCTTCACGTCAGGCACGCTTTCTCTGGCGCTGAACATTGGAACGAAGCCCGTCGACCTGCCCGCGCTCGCGGGGGAGACGCGCTTCGCCTGGCCGGAGGTCAATGACGTTTTACCCCCGAACGGTATTGTCGTTCGCTTTGCTGATGGAGAAGCATCGTTATGA
- a CDS encoding GNAT family N-acetyltransferase, which produces MQIRKGLNTDFARLECCDFSFTISHIAREPFIHCDLHIEAVAEPWIKTYELDIQTLENHCVNPDAIFLVAETDDGEIAGFITASVGWNKFISVDYIAVERSKRRTGAAHKLMAAAHVWARSVNAPGLRLETQNVNVSACLFYRHYGFTLGGYDRYLYNALPEKDEVALFWYYMLV; this is translated from the coding sequence ATGCAGATTCGAAAAGGACTCAATACCGACTTCGCACGCCTTGAATGCTGTGACTTTTCTTTCACCATTAGCCACATTGCCCGGGAGCCGTTTATCCACTGTGATTTGCATATTGAAGCCGTGGCAGAGCCGTGGATAAAAACCTACGAACTCGACATTCAAACGCTTGAAAATCACTGCGTTAATCCGGACGCCATATTTCTTGTCGCGGAAACGGACGACGGTGAAATAGCCGGATTTATTACCGCGTCAGTCGGCTGGAATAAATTTATTTCAGTGGATTATATTGCCGTTGAGCGCTCCAAACGCAGAACCGGCGCTGCGCATAAATTAATGGCCGCCGCGCACGTGTGGGCCCGCAGCGTAAACGCGCCGGGATTACGGCTTGAAACACAAAATGTGAACGTCTCTGCCTGCCTGTTTTACCGTCACTACGGATTTACCCTGGGCGGATACGATCGTTATCTCTACAACGCCCTACCGGAAAAAGACGAGGTCGCTCTGTTCTGGTATTACATGCTGGTCTAG
- a CDS encoding 5'-nucleotidase, lipoprotein e(P4) family — MAKALLLALPVLSATAAATAAEHDLCEPKAYEMALRYQQKSAEIMALQLQTYRFATERFNEKLKDLKTPENYAVVMDLDETVLDNTPLLVRDMEQCHDYTKWDTWSDWEKQGKPGLIPGAKAFLDHVNQSKVRIYYVSDRMQENKADTLKTLNALGLPQVSDESVLLDTVSKEERRQSILKKQQIVMLFGDSLPDFAVQFKNKKPSEQQRELVEASAEHFGNDWIVLPNAAYGSWSKATPDSWNAPLKK, encoded by the coding sequence ATGGCTAAGGCATTACTGCTGGCATTACCGGTTTTGAGTGCAACGGCAGCGGCGACGGCCGCGGAGCACGACCTGTGTGAACCGAAAGCGTACGAAATGGCGCTGCGCTATCAGCAGAAATCGGCAGAGATTATGGCCCTTCAGCTGCAAACCTATCGGTTTGCCACCGAGCGTTTCAACGAAAAGTTAAAGGATCTGAAAACGCCCGAAAATTACGCCGTGGTAATGGACCTGGATGAAACGGTACTGGATAACACCCCTCTGCTGGTGCGCGACATGGAGCAGTGTCACGACTATACGAAATGGGACACCTGGAGCGACTGGGAGAAACAGGGAAAACCCGGCTTAATTCCGGGGGCGAAAGCGTTTCTTGACCACGTGAATCAAAGCAAGGTCCGCATCTACTATGTCTCGGATCGTATGCAGGAAAACAAAGCCGACACGCTGAAGACGTTAAACGCTCTCGGCCTGCCGCAGGTATCTGACGAAAGCGTGCTGCTGGATACGGTCAGCAAGGAAGAGCGCCGTCAGAGCATCCTCAAAAAGCAGCAGATCGTGATGCTGTTCGGCGACAGCCTGCCGGATTTCGCCGTGCAGTTTAAAAACAAAAAGCCGAGCGAGCAGCAGCGTGAACTGGTTGAGGCCAGCGCGGAACACTTCGGCAACGACTGGATTGTGCTGCCTAATGCCGCTTATGGCTCATGGTCCAAAGCCACGCCGGACAGCTGGAACGCGCCGCTGAAAAAATAA